The following are encoded in a window of Armatimonadota bacterium genomic DNA:
- a CDS encoding SDR family oxidoreductase, whose product MQPGQGSVAVISGGLGDIGQAIVRAFCRAGCRVAVCDLAPPESAAPLLAELGSAGSFHYAQVDVSDAAAVDVWLNDLESQFGCPSYVVPNAAIVTRVPALEMTAQQWQRELAVNLNGAYFLAASAARKMTACGTPGRIVFVGSWAAHAPHPQIIAYSTAKAGLRMMAQCLALQLAPAGILVNEVAPGYVDAGLSAQLFREDPGLRDAAAARTPLRRLIEPDEVADAVIWLCSDSSRNCTGSVLLMDGGLSLMTPAGAAR is encoded by the coding sequence ATGCAACCTGGTCAGGGCTCCGTGGCTGTCATCAGCGGCGGTTTGGGCGACATCGGGCAGGCGATTGTACGTGCCTTCTGCCGCGCCGGCTGTCGTGTTGCAGTGTGCGACCTTGCACCGCCGGAAAGTGCGGCGCCGTTACTGGCCGAACTTGGCTCAGCGGGCTCGTTTCATTACGCCCAGGTGGATGTCTCCGACGCCGCCGCTGTCGATGTATGGCTCAACGATCTGGAGTCGCAGTTCGGATGCCCAAGCTATGTTGTGCCAAATGCCGCCATAGTAACACGCGTCCCGGCCCTGGAGATGACGGCTCAGCAGTGGCAGCGCGAACTTGCCGTCAACCTCAACGGCGCCTACTTCCTGGCTGCATCGGCGGCTCGTAAGATGACGGCATGCGGGACGCCGGGCCGAATCGTATTCGTTGGGAGCTGGGCTGCCCACGCGCCACATCCGCAGATAATCGCATACTCGACGGCCAAGGCTGGCTTGCGCATGATGGCGCAGTGCCTCGCACTGCAGCTTGCGCCTGCCGGCATTCTGGTCAATGAAGTGGCGCCGGGCTACGTGGATGCTGGATTGAGCGCACAGCTTTTTCGTGAGGATCCCGGTCTCCGTGATGCCGCCGCGGCCCGCACACCACTGCGCAGGTTGATCGAGCCGGATGAAGTGGCTGACGCTGTGATCTGGCTGTGCAGTGATTCATCGCGGAACTGCACCGGCAGCGTACTGCTGATGGATGGTGGGCTGAGCCTGATGACGCCGGCCGGAGCGGCTCGGTGA
- a CDS encoding neutral/alkaline non-lysosomal ceramidase N-terminal domain-containing protein — MNSDYRYVEPSWAGWAGVAVTDITPPVGIYARNWGAAQHDVASGVHQPLQLAALVLRPSQRGPARVLLTADLGWWRETSDEWFVRGGLLFAHGLSPDSVVMALSHTHAGPTISRAAAANRPGGDRVPAYIERLRDLAISTVRTAMAAAKPCTITWGSGACDLACNRDLPDPAANRMVCGFHPGVAADNTLLVGRITGSNGTTMATLVNYACHPTTLAAENQLISPDFVGAMRHLVERHTGGAPCLFLQGASGELAPRRQYCSEPAVAESGGRQLGFAVLSALEGMLPARTGLEFDRVQESGAPLALWRETPTQPSSTLVCRKVMVRLALNASSDPPEPTDDDPSAVAAARERRERRALVRQSVGDGDAYSCPLWVWRVGDAALVAQPNEAYSALQQSLRRRFPRLAIMVVNVANGHIGYLPPKEAWAGNLYQAWQTPYAPGCLEAVTEAAGDTIEELFPVS, encoded by the coding sequence GTGAACTCCGACTACCGGTACGTTGAGCCATCGTGGGCCGGCTGGGCCGGCGTGGCCGTCACGGATATTACGCCGCCCGTCGGCATCTACGCCCGCAACTGGGGCGCCGCGCAACACGACGTGGCTTCCGGAGTGCACCAGCCGCTGCAGTTGGCGGCATTAGTGCTGCGGCCGTCGCAGCGCGGCCCAGCCCGCGTACTGCTCACTGCCGATCTTGGCTGGTGGCGTGAGACATCTGATGAATGGTTTGTGCGCGGTGGGCTGTTGTTCGCGCACGGCCTCTCGCCCGATTCGGTCGTAATGGCGCTCAGTCACACCCACGCCGGTCCAACGATTTCACGAGCAGCGGCAGCCAATCGGCCCGGCGGCGACCGCGTGCCGGCCTATATTGAACGGCTTAGAGACCTGGCGATCAGCACCGTGCGCACGGCTATGGCCGCCGCCAAGCCATGCACCATCACCTGGGGCAGCGGCGCCTGCGACCTCGCCTGCAACCGCGATTTGCCCGATCCGGCAGCTAACCGCATGGTGTGTGGCTTCCATCCCGGGGTCGCAGCCGACAATACGCTCCTGGTGGGCCGGATTACCGGTTCCAACGGAACCACGATGGCTACACTGGTGAACTACGCATGCCATCCGACCACACTGGCTGCCGAAAACCAACTGATCTCACCGGACTTCGTTGGTGCGATGCGCCACCTGGTGGAGCGGCACACGGGTGGTGCGCCCTGCCTGTTCTTGCAAGGCGCCTCCGGCGAGCTCGCGCCGCGCCGTCAGTACTGCTCTGAGCCGGCTGTGGCCGAGTCGGGCGGACGGCAGCTGGGTTTCGCGGTACTATCGGCACTGGAAGGAATGCTGCCGGCCCGAACCGGGCTGGAGTTTGACCGCGTGCAGGAATCGGGCGCGCCGCTCGCGCTGTGGCGTGAAACTCCGACGCAGCCGTCATCCACGCTGGTTTGCCGGAAGGTCATGGTACGGCTTGCCCTCAATGCGTCATCCGATCCGCCGGAGCCCACCGATGACGATCCGTCTGCGGTTGCGGCGGCAAGAGAGCGCCGGGAGAGACGCGCTCTGGTGCGGCAATCGGTGGGAGACGGCGACGCCTATAGCTGCCCGCTCTGGGTGTGGCGCGTTGGCGACGCCGCTCTCGTCGCTCAGCCAAACGAAGCCTACTCTGCTCTCCAGCAGAGCCTGCGCCGCAGATTTCCGCGCCTGGCCATCATGGTAGTGAACGTTGCAAACGGCCATATCGGCTATCTGCCGCCGAAAGAAGCGTGGGCCGGTAACCTCTATCAGGCATGGCAAACTCCGTACGCTCCAGGCTGTCTGGAGGCGGTGACGGAAGCGGCCGGCGACACCATCGAGGAGCTGTTTCCCGTATCATGA
- a CDS encoding molybdopterin molybdotransferase MoeA — MRRVEETRAAILDGISPLEVEYLPSEAAVGRRLATPLLAVQPIPAFDSSAVDGYAVIAGDVAAASAHSPASLRLTGSSVAGGGPPPPVTTGRCVRILTGAPVPTGADAIVMQEDVQVTAEGIMLHAEVRCGAYIRPAGAECAAGAEVLPAGFRITAAAAPLLLTAAPGGALFARRPRVAVLTTGDEVLDAGAFGEAPFGAVVNTNRLMLKALISDAGAECCETAHAADSLEDTLRHLARFAKQPEPADVIIAAGGVSVGDRDFVKPAVEQLGTLDLWRVAVKPGKPFAFGRIDKTLFFGLPGNPASAFVTFVLFVLPALRKLAGARHPEADRWVTAVATKDLQCDPVRDEYLRAAVEFGEDGAVLRTAVGQGSGMLISLARANALALLPAGGGAIRAGERVKAMLLQPVDA; from the coding sequence ATGCGGCGGGTTGAGGAGACGCGTGCAGCGATACTGGATGGTATTTCTCCTTTGGAAGTCGAATACCTGCCGTCAGAGGCGGCTGTCGGTCGGCGGCTCGCCACGCCTCTGTTGGCCGTACAGCCCATTCCCGCATTCGACAGTTCTGCCGTGGATGGTTACGCCGTAATTGCCGGTGACGTAGCTGCTGCATCGGCTCACAGCCCTGCCTCGCTACGACTGACGGGATCCAGTGTGGCTGGCGGCGGGCCGCCACCGCCGGTGACAACAGGCCGCTGCGTCCGCATCCTGACCGGTGCGCCGGTGCCGACGGGCGCAGATGCCATTGTGATGCAGGAGGATGTGCAGGTCACCGCAGAAGGCATCATGCTGCACGCCGAGGTGCGTTGTGGTGCGTACATTCGCCCCGCTGGGGCCGAGTGTGCCGCCGGCGCCGAAGTGCTGCCGGCCGGATTCCGGATTACCGCTGCGGCGGCGCCGCTGCTGCTGACTGCGGCGCCAGGCGGCGCGCTGTTCGCCCGCCGCCCGCGCGTGGCCGTGCTGACGACCGGCGATGAGGTGCTGGATGCGGGGGCGTTCGGCGAAGCGCCGTTCGGCGCCGTGGTAAACACCAACCGTTTGATGTTGAAGGCGCTTATCAGCGATGCCGGGGCCGAGTGCTGCGAGACGGCACACGCGGCTGACAGTCTGGAGGATACGCTGCGGCACCTGGCGCGCTTTGCCAAACAACCCGAACCGGCCGACGTGATCATCGCCGCGGGCGGCGTCTCGGTGGGCGATCGCGACTTCGTCAAGCCGGCCGTGGAGCAGCTGGGAACTCTCGATCTATGGCGCGTTGCCGTAAAGCCCGGCAAACCCTTTGCATTTGGCCGGATCGACAAGACGCTTTTCTTTGGCCTTCCCGGCAACCCGGCTTCAGCGTTTGTAACCTTCGTCCTGTTCGTGCTTCCGGCGCTGCGGAAGCTGGCCGGTGCGCGCCACCCGGAGGCGGACCGTTGGGTTACAGCCGTGGCAACAAAGGATCTGCAGTGCGATCCCGTGAGGGACGAGTATCTGCGCGCAGCGGTCGAATTCGGTGAAGACGGCGCAGTGTTGCGTACCGCTGTGGGCCAGGGTTC